One Nonomuraea angiospora DNA segment encodes these proteins:
- the ileS gene encoding isoleucine--tRNA ligase, translating to MSSPSFRSLPAQVDLPALEREVLDRWRDGKIFERSVEQNSGNPSWVFYEGPPTANGLPGVHHVEARVFKDLFPRYKSMRGFSVPRKAGWDCHGLPVEVGVERELGLTGKKDIEEYGIAEFNAKCRESVLRHVDAFEQLTERMGYWIDLSQAYRTMDPSYIESVWWSLKVIWDKGLLFRDFRITPYCPRCGTGLSDHELGQPGGYETVSSPSVYVRMPVTSGPLAELGAALLVWTTTPWTLVSNTAVAVHPDVTYVAARTADGEVLVVAEPLLAVLGEGATEVARYTGRELEHTPYSRPFDLVDIPGAHYVVLGDYVTVEDGTGLVHQAPAFGADDMAVIRQYDMPVVNPIGPDGRFLDDVPMVGGRFFKDADEELTEDLRARGLLYRGGHFEHSYPHCWRCHTPLLYYALPSWYIRTTAVKDKMLAENAGTNWFPETIKWGRFGEWLRNNVDWSLSRSRYWGTPLPLWVCSADESHVTCVGSLEELGGLAGQDISALDPHRPYVDDVTFDCPSCGALARRVPDVIDAWYDSGSMPFAQWGERGKPEGVYPAQFICEATDQTRGWFYSLMAVGTLVFGQSSYENVLCLGLILAEDGRKMSKHLGNILEPIPLMDQHGADALRWFMACAGSPWASRRVGHNTLEEIVRKVLLTLWNTSSFFTLYANAESWSPAMLAQATPAAERPLLDRWVLAELHRTVAEVTASLDEYDTQRAGRRLADFLDDLSNWYVRRSRRRFWQGSPEAFATLYECLETVTRLMAPVTPFITDYLWDVLRSSDAPSSVHLAAWPEVREDLLDPALSDQMALVRRLVELGRSARASSGVKTRQPLRRALVGAHGWPSLPGELRGLVADELNVHTLEDMSGFSADLVTYSVKPNFRALGKRFGSQTKLVAAAVAAADATRVARALRSGSTVMVEADELGEIMLGPDDVIVNEQPRSGWAVETGAIGTGTGETVALDLELTDELRRAGLLREVIRLVQDARKSTGLSITDRIDLWWTTSSPELATALRTEGHVVAEEVLATTVTEGTAPDLPSHTDEDLSLTFHLRRA from the coding sequence ATGTCTTCCCCATCTTTCCGCTCTCTTCCCGCGCAGGTCGACCTGCCCGCGCTCGAGCGCGAGGTCCTCGACCGCTGGCGGGACGGGAAGATCTTCGAGCGCTCCGTGGAGCAGAACTCCGGAAACCCGTCCTGGGTCTTCTACGAGGGCCCGCCCACCGCCAACGGGCTGCCCGGTGTGCACCACGTCGAGGCGCGGGTGTTCAAGGACCTGTTCCCGCGCTACAAGTCCATGCGCGGATTCAGCGTCCCGCGCAAGGCCGGCTGGGACTGCCACGGCCTGCCCGTCGAGGTCGGCGTGGAGCGCGAGCTGGGCCTGACCGGCAAGAAGGACATCGAGGAATACGGCATCGCCGAGTTCAACGCCAAGTGCCGCGAGTCGGTGCTGCGCCACGTCGACGCCTTCGAGCAGCTGACCGAGCGCATGGGCTACTGGATCGACCTGTCCCAGGCGTACCGGACCATGGACCCGTCCTACATCGAGTCGGTCTGGTGGTCGCTGAAGGTCATCTGGGACAAGGGGCTGCTGTTCCGCGACTTCCGCATCACGCCGTACTGCCCGCGCTGCGGCACCGGGCTGTCCGACCACGAGCTGGGCCAGCCCGGCGGCTACGAGACCGTCTCCAGCCCGTCGGTCTACGTCCGCATGCCGGTGACCTCCGGGCCGCTGGCCGAGCTGGGCGCCGCGCTGCTGGTGTGGACGACCACGCCGTGGACCCTCGTGTCCAACACGGCCGTCGCCGTGCACCCCGACGTGACGTACGTCGCGGCCCGCACCGCCGACGGCGAGGTCCTGGTGGTCGCCGAGCCGCTGCTGGCGGTCCTCGGCGAGGGCGCGACCGAGGTGGCCCGCTACACCGGGCGCGAGCTGGAGCACACCCCCTACTCCCGCCCGTTCGACCTGGTCGACATCCCCGGCGCCCACTACGTCGTGCTCGGCGACTACGTCACGGTCGAGGACGGCACCGGCCTGGTCCACCAGGCCCCGGCCTTCGGCGCCGACGACATGGCCGTGATCAGGCAGTACGACATGCCCGTCGTCAACCCGATCGGCCCCGACGGCCGCTTCCTCGACGACGTTCCCATGGTCGGCGGACGGTTCTTCAAGGACGCCGACGAGGAGCTGACCGAGGACCTGCGCGCCCGCGGGCTGCTCTACCGCGGCGGCCACTTCGAGCACAGCTACCCCCACTGCTGGCGCTGCCACACCCCGCTGCTCTACTACGCGCTCCCGTCCTGGTACATCCGCACCACCGCGGTCAAGGACAAGATGCTGGCCGAGAACGCCGGCACCAACTGGTTCCCCGAGACGATCAAGTGGGGCCGGTTCGGCGAGTGGCTGCGCAACAACGTCGACTGGTCGCTGTCGCGCTCGCGCTACTGGGGCACGCCGCTGCCGCTGTGGGTGTGCTCGGCGGACGAGTCCCACGTGACGTGCGTCGGCTCGCTGGAGGAGCTGGGCGGGCTGGCCGGGCAGGACATCTCGGCGCTCGACCCGCACCGCCCGTACGTGGACGACGTGACCTTCGACTGCCCGTCGTGCGGCGCCCTCGCGCGCCGCGTGCCCGACGTCATCGACGCCTGGTACGACTCCGGCTCCATGCCCTTCGCCCAGTGGGGCGAGCGCGGCAAGCCGGAGGGCGTCTACCCGGCGCAGTTCATCTGCGAGGCCACCGACCAGACGCGGGGCTGGTTCTACTCGCTGATGGCCGTCGGCACGCTGGTCTTCGGCCAGTCCTCCTACGAGAACGTGCTCTGCCTGGGCCTCATCCTGGCCGAGGACGGCCGCAAGATGAGCAAGCACCTGGGCAACATCCTCGAGCCGATCCCGCTGATGGACCAGCACGGGGCCGACGCGCTGCGGTGGTTCATGGCCTGCGCGGGCTCGCCCTGGGCCTCCCGCCGGGTGGGGCACAACACCCTCGAGGAGATCGTCCGCAAGGTCCTGCTGACGCTCTGGAACACCTCGTCGTTCTTCACCCTCTACGCCAACGCCGAGTCCTGGTCGCCGGCCATGCTCGCGCAGGCCACGCCCGCGGCCGAGCGCCCGCTGCTCGACCGCTGGGTGCTGGCCGAGCTGCACAGGACGGTGGCCGAGGTCACGGCGTCGCTGGACGAGTACGACACCCAGCGCGCCGGGCGCCGCCTGGCAGACTTCCTCGACGACCTGTCTAACTGGTACGTGCGCCGCTCGCGCCGCCGGTTCTGGCAGGGGTCGCCGGAGGCGTTCGCGACGCTCTACGAGTGCCTGGAGACGGTGACGCGGCTGATGGCGCCCGTCACGCCGTTCATCACCGACTACCTCTGGGACGTCCTGCGCTCCTCCGACGCGCCCTCCTCGGTGCACCTGGCCGCCTGGCCGGAGGTGCGCGAGGACCTGCTGGACCCGGCGCTGTCCGACCAGATGGCCCTCGTACGCCGCCTGGTGGAGCTGGGCCGCTCGGCCCGCGCCTCGTCGGGCGTCAAGACCCGCCAGCCGCTGCGCCGCGCCCTGGTGGGGGCGCACGGCTGGCCGTCGCTGCCCGGGGAGCTCCGGGGCCTGGTGGCGGACGAGCTGAACGTCCACACGCTAGAGGACATGTCCGGATTTAGCGCTGATCTCGTGACTTACTCGGTAAAGCCCAACTTCCGGGCCCTGGGCAAGCGCTTCGGCTCCCAGACCAAGCTCGTCGCGGCCGCGGTGGCCGCCGCCGACGCCACCCGCGTGGCCCGGGCCCTGCGCTCGGGATCCACGGTCATGGTGGAGGCGGACGAGCTGGGCGAGATCATGCTCGGCCCGGACGACGTGATCGTCAACGAGCAGCCCCGCTCGGGATGGGCGGTGGAGACCGGCGCCATCGGCACCGGCACGGGCGAGACGGTGGCCCTGGACCTGGAGCTCACCGACGAGCTGCGCCGCGCCGGCCTCCTGCGCGAGGTCATCCGCCTGGTCCAGGACGCCCGCAAGTCGACCGGCCTGTCGATCACGGACCGCATCGACCTGTGGTGGACCACGTCCTCCCCCGAGCTCGCCACGGCGCTGCGCACCGAGGGGCACGTGGTGGCGGAGGAGGTCCTGGCGACGACGGTCACGGAGGGCACGGCGCCGGACCTCCCGTCCCACACGGACGAGGACCTGTCCCTGACCTTCCACCTCCGCCGCGCCTGA
- the lspA gene encoding signal peptidase II → MRGLQAEGGAPVGRPRGRLFAVLVVLAAVVYAADLITKTVVLRTLEGQAPLVVIQDVLQFRVIFNSGAAFSLGTGMTFVFTFIAAGVVVAIVRTARKLGSRAWAVTLGLLLGGALGNLTDRLLRYPSGIGRSSQLQGHVVDFIEVLPGHFPIIDYFPVFNIADSAIVCGGILAVLLAWRNVQIDGSRETPETKGAEKGE, encoded by the coding sequence GTGCGTGGCCTGCAAGCAGAAGGAGGAGCGCCGGTAGGCCGCCCCCGCGGGCGGCTGTTCGCCGTCCTCGTCGTGCTGGCGGCCGTGGTCTACGCGGCCGACCTCATCACCAAGACGGTGGTGCTGCGCACACTCGAGGGTCAGGCGCCGCTCGTCGTCATCCAGGACGTGCTGCAGTTCCGGGTGATCTTCAATTCCGGTGCCGCGTTCAGCCTCGGCACCGGAATGACCTTCGTCTTCACCTTCATCGCCGCGGGCGTGGTCGTCGCCATCGTGCGCACCGCCCGCAAGCTCGGCAGCCGGGCCTGGGCGGTCACGCTGGGGCTGCTGCTCGGCGGCGCGCTCGGCAACCTCACCGACCGGCTGCTGCGCTATCCCTCGGGGATCGGGCGCTCCTCGCAGCTCCAGGGGCACGTCGTCGACTTCATCGAGGTGCTCCCCGGGCATTTCCCGATCATCGACTACTTCCCCGTGTTCAACATCGCCGACTCGGCCATCGTCTGCGGCGGCATCCTGGCGGTGCTGCTGGCCTGGCGCAACGTGCAGATCGACGGGTCCAGGGAGACCCCGGAGACCAAGGGGGCCGAGAAGGGTGAGTGA
- a CDS encoding TraR/DksA family transcriptional regulator, protein MAAPTQTATPSMWSEEELAEVRGMLQSEIDQLNADIHRHETEIASGDVTQGAGDDQADAGAKTYEREREIALTLNARDLVAQNERAIARIDAGTYGVCESCHKPIGKERLQAFPRATLCVACKQKEERR, encoded by the coding sequence ATGGCGGCACCCACGCAGACCGCTACACCTTCGATGTGGTCGGAGGAGGAGCTGGCCGAGGTACGCGGCATGCTCCAGAGTGAGATCGACCAGCTCAACGCGGACATCCACCGCCACGAGACGGAGATAGCCTCTGGAGACGTCACCCAGGGGGCGGGCGACGACCAGGCGGACGCCGGCGCGAAGACGTACGAGCGCGAACGCGAGATCGCCCTTACCCTGAATGCGCGCGATCTGGTCGCGCAGAACGAACGTGCGATCGCCAGGATCGACGCCGGGACCTATGGAGTGTGCGAATCGTGCCACAAGCCGATCGGCAAGGAACGCCTTCAGGCGTTCCCGAGGGCGACGCTGTGCGTGGCCTGCAAGCAGAAGGAGGAGCGCCGGTAG
- a CDS encoding YkvA family protein, with translation MTGAWGWDLLIGIVIALLVTWAALIATLALVRPRKGLLREALRLLPDVLRLVRRLAADATLPRGVRVRLGLLLAYLAIPIDLVPDFIPVLGYADDAIIITAVLRSVVRRAGLSAVRRHWPGTDDGFAVLCRLTGLAAPDATH, from the coding sequence ATGACCGGGGCATGGGGGTGGGACCTGCTGATCGGCATCGTGATCGCGTTGCTGGTGACCTGGGCGGCGTTGATCGCGACGCTGGCGCTGGTCCGGCCCCGTAAAGGCCTGTTGCGGGAGGCGCTGCGGCTGCTGCCGGACGTGCTGCGCCTGGTGCGCCGCCTGGCTGCCGACGCCACTCTGCCGCGCGGGGTGCGGGTACGGCTCGGCCTGCTGCTGGCCTACCTGGCGATTCCCATCGATCTGGTGCCGGACTTCATCCCCGTGCTCGGCTACGCCGACGACGCGATCATCATCACGGCTGTGCTGCGCTCGGTGGTGCGCCGCGCCGGCCTGTCCGCGGTGCGCCGGCACTGGCCGGGCACCGACGACGGGTTCGCCGTGCTGTGCCGGCTGACCGGCCTGGCCGCCCCTGATGCGACGCACTGA